The following is a genomic window from Mycoplasma bradburyae.
GTTTCAGTCTAATGGAGAAATTGTTCTTAAGTCAATTAATTCGATAAGACCAGCAGGGTATTGTTTAACGATTTCTAAAGTATCAATAACATTAGCACCGTAAGTAACGATAGTTAATTGGTTACCTTGAGTTAAAACATTAGCTTTACCAATTTCAACAATGTATTCACCAGCTGGAATTTCTTGTTTGAATGAACGGTAAATTTTCTTAGGTTCAAAGAATACAACTGGGTCTGGATCGTTAATAGCAGCTAACATTAAACCTTTAGTGTCATAAGGGTTACAAGGCATAACAACTTTAACACCAGGAATGTGAGCGTAAATTGCTTCTAATGATTCAGAGTGGTGTTCTAAAGCTTTAATACCACCACCCATAGGCATTCTTACTACTAAAGGAGCATTCATTTTACCTCTAGTTCTGTGTCTAATTCTTGCAGCGTGACAGAATAGTTGTTGCATAATTAGATAACTGAATCCAGAGAATTGAATTTCAACTACTGGTTTTAATCCAGCGTATGAAGCACCGATAGCACTACCCATGATTGCGTTTTCAGCAATTGGAGAGTCTCATACTCTTTCAGCACCATGTTTTTGTTGTAATCCTTTAGTAGCTCTAAATACACCACCTTCAAAACCAGCGTCTTCACCGTATAGAACTACGCTTTTATCTTTTGTTAAGGCAATATCTAAAGCGTTATTTAAGGCTTCAATATTGTTTACGATAATTTTATCACTCATTATTTAAGTTCTCCTGTGCAAGAATTATTTGTTTTCAAAGTAT
Proteins encoded in this region:
- a CDS encoding alpha-ketoacid dehydrogenase subunit beta, translated to MSDKIIVNNIEALNNALDIALTKDKSVVLYGEDAGFEGGVFRATKGLQQKHGAERVWDSPIAENAIMGSAIGASYAGLKPVVEIQFSGFSYLIMQQLFCHAARIRHRTRGKMNAPLVVRMPMGGGIKALEHHSESLEAIYAHIPGVKVVMPCNPYDTKGLMLAAINDPDPVVFFEPKKIYRSFKQEIPAGEYIVEIGKANVLTQGNQLTIVTYGANVIDTLEIVKQYPAGLIELIDLRTISPLDWNTVLGSVQKTGRLLVVHEAVKSFSLSSEIITKVTEKLFHSLKKAPARVTGFDITVPLAKGEAIQFDLKQRTIDAINELLA